In one window of Drosophila mauritiana strain mau12 chromosome X, ASM438214v1, whole genome shotgun sequence DNA:
- the LOC117147693 gene encoding glyceraldehyde-3-phosphate dehydrogenase 2, giving the protein MSKIGINGFGRIGRLVLRAAIDKGANVVAVNDPFIDVNYMVYLFKFDSTHGRFKGTVAAEGGFLVVNGQKITVFSERDPANINWASAGAEYIVESTGVFTTIDKASTHLKGGAKKVIISAPSADAPMFVCGVNLDAYKPDMKVVSNASCTTNCLAPLAKVINDNFEIVEGLMTTVHATTATQKTVDGPSGKLWRDGRGAAQNIIPASTGAAKAVGKVIPALNGKLTGMAFRVPTPNVSVVDLTVRLGKGASYDEIKAKVQEAANGPLKGILGYTDEEVVSTDFLSDTHSSVFDAKAGISLNDKFVKLISWYDNEFGYSNRVIDLIKYMQSKD; this is encoded by the coding sequence ATGTCGAAGATTGGTATCAATGGATTTGGTCGCATCGGCCGCTTGGTTCTGCGCGCCGCCATCGATAAGGGCGCCAACGTTGTGGCCGTCAACGATCCCTTCATCGATGTGAACTACATGGTCTACCTGTTCAAGTTCGATTCGACCCACGGACGTTTTAAGGGCACCGTTGCCGCCGAGGGCGGTTTCCTGGTGGTCAACGGCCAGAAGATCACCGTTTTCAGCGAACGCGACCCGGCCAACATCAACTGGGCCAGCGCTGGTGCCGAATATATCGTGGAGTCCACTGGCGTGTTCACCACCATCGACAAGGCCTCCACTCACTTGAAGGGCGGTGCCAAGAAGGTTATCATCTCGGCCCCATCCGCCGATGCTCCCATGTTCGTTTGCGGTGTCAACTTGGATGCCTACAAGCCCGACATGAAGGTGGTCTCCAACGCATCGTGCACCACCAACTGCCTGGCTCCTCTGGCCAAGGTGATCAACGACAACTTCGAGATCGTCGAGGGTCTGATGACCACCGTTCATGCCACCACCGCTACCCAGAAGACCGTCGATGGACCTTCCGGCAAGTTGTGGCGTGATGGACGTGGCGCTGCCCAGAACATCATTCCAGCTTCCACCGGAGCTGCCAAGGCCGTGGGCAAGGTTATCCCCGCCCTCAATGGTAAGCTCACCGGAATGGCATTCCGTGTGCCCACTCCCAACGTTTCCGTGGTCGATTTGACCGTGCGCTTGGGCAAGGGTGCGTCCTATGATGAAATTAAGGCCAAGGTTCAGGAGGCCGCCAACGGACCCCTGAAGGGAATCCTGGGATACACCGATGAGGAGGTCGTGTCCACCGATTTCCTCAGCGACACCCACTCGTCGGTGTTCGATGCCAAGGCTGGCATTTCGCTGAACGACAAGTTCGTGAAGCTGATCTCTTGGTACGACAACGAGTTTGGATACTCCAACCGCGTCATCGACCTGATCAAGTACATGCAGAGCAAGGATTAA